Proteins encoded together in one Pseudoroseomonas cervicalis window:
- a CDS encoding carbon monoxide dehydrogenase subunit G translates to MEMTGERRIEAPRQTVWEGLNDPEILRAAIPGCESVERTGDDSFQARVALKIGPMAAKFAGKVQLSNINPPASYTISGEGNGGAMGFAKGGADVALEEEGPQATLLRYAVKAQVGGKMAQLGARLIDSTAKQMADQFFDRFAAAVVQQPVASANAEERLAAATLAAPRMGDTVLGGTGPLHPDAEKVDARPAPRPAAPAAAPISIFALMPSELFGLPLLFWGGSAVFVVILFLLFVLG, encoded by the coding sequence ATGGAAATGACCGGAGAACGGCGCATCGAGGCGCCACGCCAGACCGTCTGGGAAGGCCTGAACGACCCGGAGATCCTGCGCGCCGCGATCCCGGGCTGCGAATCGGTCGAGCGCACGGGCGATGATTCCTTCCAGGCCCGCGTCGCCCTGAAGATCGGCCCGATGGCGGCCAAGTTCGCCGGCAAGGTGCAGCTCTCCAACATCAACCCGCCCGCCTCCTACACCATCTCCGGCGAGGGCAATGGCGGCGCCATGGGCTTCGCCAAGGGCGGCGCCGATGTGGCGCTGGAGGAGGAAGGCCCGCAGGCCACGCTGCTGCGCTACGCCGTCAAGGCGCAGGTCGGCGGCAAGATGGCGCAGCTCGGCGCGCGGCTGATCGACAGCACCGCCAAGCAGATGGCCGACCAGTTCTTCGACCGCTTCGCCGCCGCCGTGGTGCAGCAGCCGGTCGCGTCCGCCAATGCCGAGGAGCGGCTGGCCGCCGCCACCCTCGCCGCGCCGCGCATGGGCGACACGGTGCTGGGCGGCACCGGCCCGCTGCACCCGGATGCCGAGAAGGTGGATGCCCGCCCCGCGCCGCGCCCGGCCGCGCCGGCGGCGGCGCCGATCTCGATCTTCGCGCTGATGCCCTCCGAGCTGTTCGGCCTGCCGCTGCTGTTCTGGGGCGGCTCGGCGGTGTTCGTGGTGATCCTGTTCCTGCTC
- a CDS encoding sodium:proton antiporter, with the protein MPMLPGGRQAPAEQGAGIPRPCGRIPLLALALLLPAAPAWAAEGAHALSLAWALPFAGVLLSIALLPLLAGHLWHHHYGKIAAGWTALFLLPFAVVFGPGAAWAEFSHVLVGEYLPFITLLLALYTAGGGVLLKGNLVGTPATNTALLAVGTAIASVMGTTGASMVLIRPLLRANAGRRRKMHSFVFFIFLVSNIGGSLTPLGDPPLYLGFLKGVSFFWPTTHLLPQFLFCALLLLAVYWLIDSWAYAKEQPGAAGRVPATPVEPPPPGPEAAPAERFGIEGWVNIGLIGLVVLGVLMQGLWQPGEVTLLGQAVGIERLVAMALFLAITLASVALTPARLREENGFTWGAILEVAKLFAAIFLTMAPVLAMLKAGAAGPLGGLVALTSDAQGQPIPWVYFWLTGALSSFLDNAPTYLVFFNLAGGDAQALMGQGALTLAAISCGAVFMGANSYIGNAPNFMVKAIVEEQGVRMPSFFGYCGWALVFLIPTFILATLLFF; encoded by the coding sequence ATGCCGATGCTGCCAGGAGGGCGCCAGGCGCCGGCGGAACAGGGGGCGGGTATCCCCCGTCCATGCGGCCGGATCCCGCTGCTGGCGCTGGCCCTCCTGCTGCCGGCCGCCCCGGCCTGGGCGGCGGAGGGCGCGCATGCCCTGTCCCTGGCCTGGGCGCTGCCCTTTGCCGGCGTGCTGCTGTCGATCGCGCTGCTGCCGCTGCTGGCCGGCCATCTCTGGCATCACCATTACGGCAAGATCGCCGCCGGCTGGACGGCGCTGTTCCTGCTGCCCTTCGCCGTGGTGTTCGGGCCGGGCGCCGCCTGGGCCGAGTTCAGCCATGTGCTGGTCGGCGAATACCTGCCCTTCATCACCCTGCTCCTCGCCCTCTACACCGCCGGCGGCGGCGTGCTGCTGAAGGGCAACCTGGTCGGCACCCCCGCCACCAACACGGCGCTGCTGGCGGTCGGCACCGCCATCGCCAGCGTCATGGGCACCACCGGCGCGTCCATGGTGCTGATCCGCCCGCTGCTCCGGGCCAATGCCGGACGGCGCCGGAAGATGCACAGCTTCGTCTTCTTCATCTTCCTGGTGAGCAATATCGGCGGCAGCCTGACCCCGCTCGGCGACCCGCCGCTCTATCTCGGCTTCCTCAAGGGCGTGTCCTTCTTCTGGCCGACCACGCATCTGCTGCCGCAATTCCTGTTCTGCGCCCTGCTGCTGCTGGCGGTGTACTGGCTGATCGACAGCTGGGCCTATGCGAAGGAGCAGCCCGGCGCCGCCGGCCGCGTCCCCGCCACCCCGGTCGAGCCGCCGCCGCCGGGCCCCGAGGCCGCGCCGGCCGAGCGCTTCGGCATCGAGGGCTGGGTGAATATCGGGCTGATCGGGCTGGTGGTGCTCGGCGTGCTGATGCAGGGGCTGTGGCAGCCGGGCGAGGTGACGCTGCTCGGCCAGGCGGTGGGCATCGAGCGGCTGGTGGCCATGGCGCTGTTCCTGGCCATCACGCTTGCCTCGGTGGCGCTGACGCCCGCCCGGCTGCGCGAGGAGAACGGCTTCACCTGGGGCGCCATCCTGGAGGTGGCGAAGCTGTTCGCCGCCATCTTCCTGACCATGGCGCCGGTGCTGGCGATGCTGAAGGCGGGCGCGGCCGGGCCACTGGGCGGGCTGGTGGCGCTGACCTCGGACGCGCAGGGCCAGCCCATCCCCTGGGTGTATTTCTGGCTGACCGGCGCGCTCTCCTCCTTCCTCGACAATGCGCCGACCTATCTGGTGTTCTTCAACCTGGCCGGCGGCGATGCGCAGGCGCTGATGGGGCAGGGCGCGCTGACGCTGGCCGCCATCTCCTGCGGCGCCGTGTTCATGGGCGCCAACTCGTATATCGGCAATGCGCCCAACTTCATGGTCAAGGCGATCGTCGAGGAGCAGGGTGTGCGCATGCCGAGCTTCTTCGGCTATTGCGGCTGGGCGCTGGTCTTCCTGATCCCGACCTTCATCCTGGCCACGCTGCTCTTCTTCTGA
- the prpB gene encoding methylisocitrate lyase has product MPYVIADDLPDAPAGQRFRALLERPQILRMPGAHLGIAGLLAKRAGFEALYMSGAAMSATMGLPDLGMITVDDVAWHIRQVARATQLPVLVDGDTGYGEALNVMHMVRSFEEAGAAAVHLEDQLLPKKCGHLNDKKLADARDMAAKVAAARKARRHLYLIARTDAAASEGMDGAVARAKLYLEAGADAIFPEALTTREMFEEFARRMPGVKLLANMTEFGRTPFFTAEEFQAMGYSMVIWPVSHLRIAARAMEELYASIGKEGGTHAMVGRMQTRAELYETIAYHEYEALDSTLVKTIVPQGMPQDR; this is encoded by the coding sequence ATGCCTTACGTGATCGCCGACGACCTGCCGGACGCCCCCGCCGGGCAGCGCTTCCGCGCGCTGCTGGAGCGGCCGCAGATCCTGCGCATGCCGGGGGCGCATCTCGGCATCGCCGGCCTGCTGGCGAAGCGGGCGGGGTTCGAGGCGCTGTACATGTCGGGCGCCGCCATGTCGGCCACCATGGGCCTGCCCGATCTCGGCATGATCACGGTGGATGACGTGGCCTGGCATATCCGCCAGGTGGCGCGCGCCACGCAGCTGCCGGTGCTGGTCGATGGCGACACCGGCTATGGCGAGGCGCTGAACGTCATGCACATGGTGCGCAGCTTCGAGGAGGCCGGCGCCGCGGCCGTGCATCTCGAGGACCAGCTGCTGCCGAAGAAATGCGGCCATCTGAACGACAAGAAGCTGGCCGATGCGCGCGACATGGCGGCCAAGGTCGCCGCCGCCCGCAAGGCGCGCAGGCATCTCTACCTGATCGCCCGCACCGATGCCGCGGCCAGCGAGGGCATGGATGGCGCCGTGGCCCGCGCGAAGCTGTATCTGGAGGCCGGGGCGGATGCGATCTTCCCCGAGGCGCTGACCACGCGGGAGATGTTCGAGGAGTTCGCCCGCCGCATGCCCGGGGTGAAGCTGCTGGCCAACATGACCGAATTCGGCCGCACGCCCTTCTTCACCGCCGAGGAATTCCAGGCCATGGGCTATTCCATGGTGATCTGGCCGGTGAGCCATCTGCGCATCGCGGCGCGCGCGATGGAGGAGCTCTATGCCAGCATCGGCAAGGAAGGCGGCACCCATGCCATGGTCGGCCGCATGCAGACCCGCGCCGAGCTGTACGAGACCATCGCCTATCACGAGTATGAGGCGCTGGATTCGACGCTGGTGAAGACCATCGTGCCGCAGGGCATGCCGCAGGATCGGTGA
- a CDS encoding ABC transporter substrate-binding protein produces MNSLTRRALPALAALALPGLAQAQGTAPATAATPAAAGAAPAKLTLLLDWFVNPDHAPIVVAQEGGFFARAGLEVRMIAPADPNDPPRLVAAKQADLGVYYQKNLHLAVDQGLPLARVGTLVATPLSTLSVLRDGPIKTLADLRGKRIGFSTAGFEEVAIDTILGTVGLSSRDVTLVNVNFGLSSALMAGQVEAILGGFRNFELHQLEIEGRPGRAFYPEQHGMPVYDELIYVAHRDRAQDPALRRFMDALEGATTFLVNNYEESWRMFIAGQRRELDNELNRRAFRDTLNRFSLSPAALDANRYQRFARFLAERKMIREVPPLSRYAVELPPA; encoded by the coding sequence ATGAATTCCCTCACCCGCCGCGCCCTGCCGGCGCTGGCCGCGCTCGCCCTGCCCGGGCTGGCCCAGGCCCAGGGCACGGCCCCGGCGACCGCCGCCACCCCGGCCGCCGCCGGCGCCGCGCCGGCGAAGCTGACCCTGCTGCTGGACTGGTTCGTCAACCCGGACCATGCGCCGATCGTGGTGGCGCAGGAGGGCGGCTTCTTCGCCCGCGCCGGGCTCGAGGTGCGCATGATCGCACCGGCCGACCCGAACGACCCGCCGCGGCTGGTGGCGGCGAAGCAGGCCGATCTCGGCGTCTACTATCAGAAGAACCTGCATCTGGCGGTCGATCAGGGGCTGCCGCTGGCCCGTGTCGGCACGCTGGTGGCCACGCCGCTCTCGACGCTCTCGGTGCTGCGCGACGGGCCGATCAAGACGCTGGCCGATCTGCGCGGCAAGCGCATCGGCTTCAGCACGGCGGGGTTCGAGGAGGTGGCGATCGACACCATCCTCGGCACGGTGGGCCTGTCCTCGCGCGATGTGACGCTGGTCAATGTCAATTTCGGCCTGTCCTCGGCGCTGATGGCCGGCCAGGTCGAGGCGATCCTGGGCGGCTTCCGCAATTTCGAGCTGCACCAGCTGGAGATCGAGGGCCGCCCGGGGCGCGCCTTCTACCCCGAGCAGCACGGCATGCCGGTCTATGACGAGCTGATCTATGTGGCGCATCGCGACCGTGCCCAGGACCCGGCGCTGCGCCGCTTCATGGATGCGCTGGAGGGGGCGACCACCTTCCTGGTGAACAATTACGAGGAAAGCTGGCGCATGTTCATCGCCGGCCAGCGGCGCGAGCTGGACAATGAGCTGAACCGCCGCGCCTTCCGCGACACGCTGAACCGCTTCTCGCTGAGCCCGGCGGCGCTGGACGCCAATCGCTACCAGCGCTTCGCCCGCTTCCTGGCGGAGCGGAAGATGATCCGCGAGGTGCCGCCGCTGTCGCGCTACGCGGTGGAGCTGCCGCCGGCCTGA
- a CDS encoding ABC transporter permease, which yields MRALLAAIGLMLGWEAYVRLSGVPPFLLPSPLRVGTVLVQRWDILWGHALTTLTEILLGMVLGSLAGMAVALLLAAWRGGRRWLLPLLIASQAIPVFAIAPLLVLWLGFGLASKVAMASIIIFFPVATAFYDGLRRTEPGWLDLAATMGASRLAVLWRIRVPAALPGLASGLRVAAAVAPIGAVVGEWVGASSGLGYVMLQANGRSQTDMMFAALAILASMAMALWFITDKALRAMLPWQPDQLSDDTGGKA from the coding sequence ATGAGGGCGCTGCTCGCCGCCATCGGCCTGATGCTGGGCTGGGAAGCCTATGTGCGCCTCTCCGGCGTGCCGCCCTTCCTGCTGCCCTCGCCGCTCAGGGTCGGCACGGTGCTGGTGCAGCGCTGGGACATCCTGTGGGGCCATGCGCTGACCACGCTGACAGAAATCCTGCTCGGCATGGTGCTCGGCAGCCTGGCCGGCATGGCGGTGGCGCTGCTGCTGGCGGCCTGGCGCGGCGGGCGGCGCTGGCTGCTGCCGCTGCTGATCGCCAGCCAGGCCATCCCGGTCTTCGCCATCGCGCCGCTGCTGGTGCTGTGGCTGGGCTTCGGCCTGGCCAGCAAGGTGGCGATGGCCAGCATCATCATCTTCTTCCCCGTCGCCACCGCCTTCTATGACGGGCTGCGGCGCACCGAGCCGGGCTGGCTCGACCTCGCCGCCACCATGGGGGCCAGCCGCCTCGCGGTGCTGTGGCGCATCCGCGTGCCGGCGGCGCTGCCGGGTCTTGCCTCCGGCCTGCGGGTCGCCGCCGCCGTGGCGCCGATCGGCGCGGTGGTGGGGGAATGGGTCGGGGCGTCGTCCGGCCTTGGCTATGTGATGCTGCAGGCCAATGGCCGCAGCCAGACCGACATGATGTTCGCCGCACTCGCCATCCTCGCCAGCATGGCGATGGCGCTGTGGTTCATCACCGACAAGGCGCTGCGGGCGATGCTGCCCTGGCAGCCCGACCAGCTGTCCGACGACACCGGAGGAAAAGCATGA
- a CDS encoding ABC transporter ATP-binding protein, with protein sequence MPAKGSVVGMQPFSAAPASGAPSLRVELPGLSLGGRPVLGRLALDFAGGQVTALLGPSGVGKSTLLRLVAGLLPAPPGSRVAAGDGAALQGRFAWMGQQDLLLPWRSLLGNVALGAALRGERADEARARALIAAVGLEGRESARPAQLSGGMRQRAALARTLMEDRPFVLMDEPFSAVDAPTRHRLQDLAATLLEGRSVLLVTHDPLEALRLAHRILVLRPGPEGALPEELPMPPGPPLRAAHDPAVLAAQAALLERLAAAA encoded by the coding sequence ATGCCGGCGAAGGGATCGGTGGTGGGCATGCAGCCTTTCTCGGCCGCGCCGGCATCCGGCGCGCCGTCCCTGCGGGTGGAGTTGCCGGGCCTGTCGCTGGGCGGACGGCCCGTGCTCGGGCGCCTGGCGCTCGACTTCGCCGGCGGCCAGGTCACCGCCCTGCTCGGCCCCTCCGGCGTCGGCAAATCCACGCTTCTGCGACTGGTCGCCGGGCTGCTGCCGGCGCCGCCCGGCAGCCGCGTCGCCGCCGGCGATGGCGCGGCGCTGCAGGGCCGCTTCGCCTGGATGGGCCAGCAGGATCTGCTGCTGCCCTGGCGCAGCCTGCTCGGCAATGTCGCCCTCGGCGCCGCGCTGCGCGGCGAGCGGGCGGATGAGGCCCGCGCCCGCGCGCTGATCGCGGCGGTCGGGCTGGAGGGGCGCGAATCGGCAAGGCCGGCGCAGCTTTCGGGCGGCATGCGGCAGCGCGCGGCGCTGGCCCGCACGCTGATGGAGGACCGCCCCTTCGTGCTGATGGACGAGCCCTTCTCGGCGGTGGACGCGCCGACCCGCCACCGGCTGCAGGACCTGGCCGCGACCCTGCTGGAAGGGCGCAGCGTGCTGCTGGTGACGCATGACCCGCTGGAGGCGCTGCGCCTCGCCCACCGCATCCTGGTGCTGCGCCCGGGGCCCGAGGGCGCGCTGCCGGAGGAATTGCCGATGCCGCCCGGGCCGCCCTTGCGCGCCGCGCATGACCCGGCGGTGCTGGCCGCCCAGGCCGCGCTGCTGGAGCGGCTGGCGGCGGCGGCATGA
- a CDS encoding acetoin utilization protein AcuC: protein MRSPPLLIGSEIYRRSTYGPKHPLAIPRVSTALDLIRALGWLDPARYIDSPMARPEELTRFHDPAYIAALQEAEALGQATEAMRARHDIGARGNPVYAEIFRRPATSAGGVLLAARLTAQGGAVHVPGGGTHHGRPDRASGFCYLNDAVLGLLAWCDQGLENIFYLDIDAHHGDGVQDAFADDPRVFTVSVHEAGRWPQTGPLDDRAGGHARNLPVPQGLNDSEFFYLLQHAILPLIRHRRPQAIMLQCGADALEEDPLAKLGLSNNAHWAALRAVMELAPRLIVLGGGGYNPWTVARCWAGLWGVLDGREPPERLPPGAEAVLRALSFHRAAGRNPPEHWFTTLRDTPRPGPVRGEIRHIAAVTLEGLPDPPAAVA, encoded by the coding sequence ATGCGCTCCCCGCCGCTGCTGATCGGCTCCGAGATCTATCGCCGCTCGACCTATGGGCCGAAGCACCCGCTGGCCATCCCGCGCGTCTCCACCGCGCTGGACCTGATCCGCGCGCTCGGCTGGCTGGACCCCGCCCGCTACATCGACAGCCCGATGGCGCGCCCGGAGGAGCTGACCCGCTTCCACGACCCCGCCTATATCGCCGCGCTGCAGGAGGCGGAGGCGCTGGGCCAGGCGACCGAGGCGATGCGCGCCCGCCACGACATCGGCGCCCGCGGCAACCCGGTCTATGCCGAGATCTTCCGCCGCCCCGCCACCAGCGCCGGCGGCGTGCTGCTGGCGGCCAGGCTGACCGCGCAGGGCGGCGCCGTGCATGTGCCGGGCGGCGGCACGCATCACGGAAGGCCGGACCGCGCCAGCGGCTTCTGCTACCTGAACGACGCGGTGCTCGGCCTGCTCGCCTGGTGCGACCAGGGGCTGGAGAACATCTTCTATCTCGACATCGACGCGCATCATGGCGATGGGGTGCAGGACGCCTTCGCGGACGATCCGCGCGTCTTCACCGTCTCGGTGCATGAGGCGGGGCGCTGGCCGCAGACCGGGCCGCTCGACGACCGCGCCGGCGGCCATGCGCGCAACCTGCCGGTGCCGCAGGGGCTGAACGACAGCGAATTCTTCTATCTGTTGCAGCACGCCATCCTGCCGCTGATCCGCCACCGGCGGCCGCAGGCGATCATGCTGCAATGCGGCGCCGATGCGCTGGAGGAGGATCCGCTGGCGAAGCTCGGCCTGTCCAACAACGCGCATTGGGCCGCGCTGCGCGCGGTGATGGAGCTGGCGCCGCGGCTGATCGTGCTGGGCGGCGGCGGCTACAATCCCTGGACGGTCGCGCGCTGCTGGGCCGGGCTGTGGGGTGTGCTGGATGGCCGCGAACCGCCCGAGCGCCTGCCGCCCGGGGCCGAGGCGGTGCTGCGCGCGCTGAGCTTCCACCGTGCCGCCGGCCGCAACCCGCCGGAACACTGGTTCACCACGCTGCGCGACACGCCGCGCCCCGGGCCGGTGCGCGGCGAGATCCGGCATATCGCAGCCGTAACCCTGGAGGGGCTGCCCGACCCCCCGGCCGCTGTGGCATGA
- a CDS encoding DUF192 domain-containing protein — protein sequence MRRQFLLALLGLAAMTLPAAAQETPQPRLATEPLTIVTRDGRQLPFTVEMAVKPEEQMTGLMWRPEVKPDEGMLFDWGAPRESAMWMKNTITSLDMVFIAQDGRIHRIAERTVPRSLATIESRGPVRATLELAAGTAERLNIRVGDRVQHRIFGTAP from the coding sequence ATGCGCCGCCAATTCCTGCTGGCCCTGCTGGGGCTCGCCGCCATGACCCTCCCCGCCGCCGCCCAGGAGACGCCGCAGCCGCGCCTGGCGACCGAGCCGCTCACCATCGTCACCCGCGACGGGCGCCAATTGCCCTTCACGGTCGAGATGGCGGTGAAGCCGGAGGAGCAGATGACCGGGCTGATGTGGCGGCCCGAGGTGAAGCCCGATGAGGGCATGCTGTTCGACTGGGGCGCGCCGCGCGAAAGCGCCATGTGGATGAAGAACACCATCACCTCGCTGGACATGGTGTTCATCGCCCAGGATGGCCGCATCCACCGCATTGCCGAGCGCACCGTGCCGCGCAGCCTGGCCACCATCGAAAGCCGCGGCCCGGTCCGCGCCACGCTGGAACTCGCCGCCGGCACGGCCGAGCGGCTGAACATCCGCGTCGGCGACCGGGTGCAGCACCGCATCTTCGGCACCGCGCCCTGA
- a CDS encoding MBL fold metallo-hydrolase gives MSDSDAPRLRQPALTPVRGAQRQGRVFLNPDGSLPGHEFGAVWRLLRQGGGTPWPAWVENPVYPPPPEAPPGQAVVTFLGHASFLIRLPGGPTLLTDPIWSDRCSPFRFAGPKRVRAPGLGFDALPPIDAVLLSHNHYDHCDIPTLKRLQRRFAPRIITGLGNAKLLAKHGMEDVLELDWWQPAPLPNGAWAHYVPARHATARGLGDRGQTLWGGFVIQGREGGRIYFAGDSAWGEHFREIGHRHGPFDLALLPIGAYEPRWFMRAVHVNPEESVRAFGDLRARQALAMHFGTFRLTHEAIDAPERALAEARQAAGLEEAAFRVPGFGESFLVPLQVAEPR, from the coding sequence ATGAGCGACAGCGACGCCCCGCGCCTCCGCCAGCCCGCCCTGACCCCGGTGCGCGGGGCCCAGAGGCAGGGCCGCGTCTTCCTCAACCCGGACGGGTCGCTCCCCGGCCATGAATTCGGCGCGGTGTGGCGGCTGCTGCGCCAGGGCGGCGGCACGCCCTGGCCCGCCTGGGTGGAGAACCCGGTCTATCCGCCGCCGCCCGAAGCGCCGCCGGGCCAGGCGGTGGTCACCTTCCTCGGCCATGCCAGCTTCCTGATCCGCCTGCCGGGCGGGCCGACGCTGCTGACCGACCCGATCTGGAGCGATCGCTGCTCCCCCTTCCGCTTCGCCGGGCCGAAGCGGGTGCGCGCGCCGGGCCTGGGCTTTGACGCGTTGCCGCCGATCGACGCGGTGCTGCTCAGCCACAATCATTACGACCATTGCGACATTCCGACGCTGAAGCGGCTGCAGCGGCGTTTCGCACCGCGCATCATCACCGGGCTCGGCAATGCGAAGCTGCTGGCGAAGCACGGCATGGAGGATGTGCTGGAGCTGGACTGGTGGCAGCCGGCGCCGCTGCCGAACGGTGCCTGGGCGCATTACGTGCCGGCCCGCCACGCCACGGCGCGCGGCCTTGGCGATCGCGGGCAGACGCTGTGGGGTGGCTTCGTCATCCAGGGGCGCGAGGGCGGGCGGATCTATTTCGCCGGCGACAGCGCCTGGGGCGAGCATTTCCGCGAGATCGGCCACCGGCACGGGCCGTTCGACCTGGCCCTGCTGCCGATCGGCGCCTATGAGCCGCGCTGGTTCATGCGGGCGGTGCATGTGAACCCGGAGGAATCGGTGCGCGCCTTCGGCGATCTGCGCGCGCGGCAGGCGCTGGCGATGCATTTCGGCACCTTCAGGCTGACGCATGAGGCGATCGACGCGCCGGAACGCGCACTGGCCGAGGCGCGCCAGGCGGCGGGGCTGGAGGAGGCGGCGTTCCGCGTGCCGGGCTTCGGCGAGAGCTTCCTGGTGCCGCTGCAGGTGGCGGAGCCGCGCTGA
- a CDS encoding ATP-binding protein codes for MAPPVPTRPDLRGADAFVWHPSAEGAPARLAPVPRVAAVEIGLLQGVARQKALLLENTLRFARGLPANNAMLWGARGMGKSSLVKAAHAAANAEIPGSLALIEIQREDIRTLPELLNILRDSPRRALVFCDDLSFEREDQDYKALKSVLDGGIEGRPANVLFYATSNRRHLMPRDMIENERGSAINPGEAVEEKVSLSDRFGLWIGFHNADQETFFAMVEGYAKALKLPMEGEALRAAAVEWSVTRGGRSGRVAWQFILDLAGRLGVAIPG; via the coding sequence ATGGCGCCGCCGGTGCCGACCCGGCCGGATCTGCGGGGCGCGGACGCCTTTGTCTGGCATCCCTCGGCCGAGGGCGCGCCGGCGCGGCTCGCCCCGGTGCCGCGGGTGGCGGCGGTGGAGATCGGGCTGCTGCAGGGCGTCGCGCGGCAGAAGGCGCTGCTGCTGGAGAATACCCTCCGCTTCGCCCGTGGACTGCCGGCCAACAACGCCATGCTGTGGGGCGCGCGCGGCATGGGCAAGTCGTCGCTGGTGAAGGCCGCGCATGCGGCGGCCAATGCCGAGATCCCCGGCAGCCTGGCGCTGATCGAGATCCAGCGCGAGGATATTCGCACCCTGCCGGAGCTGCTGAACATCCTGCGCGACAGCCCGCGCCGCGCCCTGGTGTTCTGCGACGATCTTTCGTTCGAGCGCGAGGACCAGGACTACAAGGCGCTGAAATCGGTGCTCGATGGCGGCATCGAGGGGCGGCCGGCCAATGTTCTGTTCTACGCCACCAGCAACCGCCGCCATCTGATGCCGCGCGACATGATCGAGAATGAGCGCGGCAGCGCCATCAATCCGGGCGAGGCGGTGGAGGAGAAGGTCTCTCTCAGCGACCGTTTCGGGCTGTGGATCGGCTTCCACAATGCCGACCAGGAGACCTTCTTCGCCATGGTCGAGGGCTATGCGAAGGCGCTGAAGCTGCCGATGGAGGGCGAGGCGCTGCGCGCCGCGGCGGTGGAATGGTCGGTGACGCGCGGCGGCCGCTCGGGCCGTGTCGCCTGGCAGTTCATCCTGGACCTGGCCGGGCGGCTCGGCGTCGCCATCCCCGGCTGA
- the yajC gene encoding preprotein translocase subunit YajC, translating to MFISPAYAQDAAGGAAGMVMQLAPLILIFVVFYFLLIRPQQKRAKEHRVMLGALKRNDRVVTAGGILGTVTKVKEGSEEVELEIAPNVRVTVVRSTISTLIKPVAANDVKPAA from the coding sequence ATGTTCATCTCCCCCGCCTATGCCCAGGACGCCGCCGGTGGCGCCGCCGGTATGGTCATGCAGCTCGCCCCGCTGATCCTGATCTTCGTGGTGTTCTACTTCCTCCTGATCCGCCCGCAGCAGAAGCGGGCCAAGGAACACCGCGTGATGCTCGGCGCGCTGAAGCGCAATGACCGCGTCGTCACCGCGGGGGGCATCCTCGGCACCGTCACCAAGGTGAAGGAGGGTTCCGAGGAGGTGGAGCTGGAGATCGCGCCGAATGTGCGCGTGACCGTGGTGCGCAGCACGATCAGCACGCTGATCAAGCCGGTCGCCGCCAATGACGTGAAGCCGGCCGCCTGA
- a CDS encoding superoxide dismutase: MAFSLPPLPYDASALAASGMCQETLELHHGKHHNAYVTALNGLIESKGLAGKSLEQIVAEAGKAGADGLPVLNQAGQHWNHILFWQVMAPNGGGDSLPGKIGAKINEDFGGLAQFKEAFKQAGVTQFGSGWAWLIVDASGKLKVTKTPNGANPISTGEGTPILGADVWEHAYYLDFRNVRPNYLDNFLNKLVNWEKVEELMLNGGLKSGQSA, from the coding sequence ATGGCCTTCAGCCTTCCGCCGCTGCCTTACGACGCCTCCGCCCTCGCCGCTTCCGGCATGTGCCAGGAGACGCTGGAGCTGCATCACGGCAAGCACCACAACGCCTATGTCACCGCGCTGAACGGCCTGATCGAGAGCAAGGGCCTGGCCGGCAAGTCGCTGGAGCAGATCGTGGCCGAGGCCGGCAAGGCCGGCGCCGATGGCCTGCCGGTGCTGAACCAGGCCGGCCAGCACTGGAACCACATCCTGTTCTGGCAGGTGATGGCCCCGAATGGCGGCGGCGACAGCCTGCCCGGCAAGATCGGCGCCAAGATCAACGAGGATTTCGGCGGCCTGGCCCAGTTCAAGGAGGCCTTCAAGCAGGCCGGCGTGACGCAGTTCGGCTCGGGCTGGGCCTGGCTGATCGTCGACGCCTCCGGCAAGCTGAAGGTCACCAAGACCCCGAACGGCGCCAACCCGATCTCCACCGGCGAAGGCACGCCGATCCTCGGCGCCGACGTCTGGGAGCACGCCTACTACCTCGACTTCCGCAATGTGCGTCCGAACTACCTCGACAACTTCCTGAACAAGCTGGTCAACTGGGAGAAGGTCGAGGAGCTGATGCTGAATGGCGGGCTGAAGTCCGGCCAGAGCGCCTGA